One region of Macrobrachium rosenbergii isolate ZJJX-2024 chromosome 20, ASM4041242v1, whole genome shotgun sequence genomic DNA includes:
- the LOC136848923 gene encoding LOW QUALITY PROTEIN: patched domain-containing protein 3-like (The sequence of the model RefSeq protein was modified relative to this genomic sequence to represent the inferred CDS: deleted 1 base in 1 codon) encodes MVNSSKPKTLETSRNWLSSAIAKADELIGSFSGVIIGTLEYAFYCYGKAIANFPFTFIFLCFVLTGICSIGIVKFTLEERPFKLWIPQNSQFIKVMDWKEKHLPSDIRLSMAIYEAENVLDKAVILEMLKLHDTVVNTKTEMASWDTTCAKVPTIATSFFGRRKRDLAYGRNRSLRIHRHRYKRQNDDESEDDAFDFSLLLPRDRYCSFLESMQQQCLENSLLEVFGYDKNYIESLTQEEIIKEVNEQTTSLIYGFPTNFTKYLGKIERNGNGTIIKAGAAIHRWFTKINRTAVEAGSFVNDPGSSLNVDTAGYEWELNFIENVLNYSSQSESVTLYFMGSTSFGTISKNNIQNDTKYLSVGFGIVFIYIMLMLGNFNMVEMRPILSLLGLSCVGLAVGVSYGICSAFNVPYGPVNNILPFLLLGLGVDDMFVVMQSWDNLSPDEKSKSLCERIGMTLRHAGVSITVTSVTDFVAFAIGSTTDLPALRSFCIYAATGIASIYFFQATFFVAWLSLDQRRLEDHRHGLFWCWKIKDWRPNACSRQRFCQRFFGKPYARLFLNLPMKIIILLLTLGIIAVSGWGLANLRQEFNSIWFLPQESYLYKFFIKQKEYYPSSGEGGTIYFGNMSLVNEMPRIEKLITTLRQNNYVSEVNGWYTKYKKYWEKQGYTVPNPNTTEEEFLNQLNQFLHSPSGSPYRTRNFRFSGELLCNEKAPPVIASSIDYRHIKMTASSDKIKAMDSVRETVENMNFTGYARPWSRAYAEWETDKIIVEELYRNMGLALLVVFIVTLILIASISTSILVLICVLFTLVDVGALMHWWGLTIDTVSCIDLVLAIGLCVDYAAHVGHTFMTKTGSRNTRASETIETIGPAVLSGGFSTVLSFIFLSNSGSHVFLTFFKVFFAVSLYGLYHGLIFLPVILSLIGPAPYPTALASSPVRDAIQEKENDVTVTPKEIRKNGFIEKIITDENTSSATELTEEKSSVHEEADLEQEAKDDAEKDSGTQNEDV; translated from the exons ATGGTCAACAGTAGCAAGCCTAAGACTCTGGAGACTTCTAGAAACTGGTTATCTTCTGCCATCGCCAAGGCTGACGAATTAATCGGCAGCTTTAGTGGTGTTATTATTGGAACCCTTGAATACGCATTTTATTGTTATGGAAAGGCGATTGCAAATTtcccttttactttcattttcttgtgcTTCGTATTAACTGGGATCTGCTCTATTGGTATTGTTAAATTCACCCTGGAAGAAAGACCCTTTAAGTTATGGATCCCACAGAATTCACAGTTCATCAAAGTGATGGACTGGAAGGAGAAACATCTGCCCTCAGATATCAGATTAAGCATGGCGATATACGAGGCAGAGAACGTTCTGGATAAAGCTGTCATTCTTGAGATGCTGAAGTTACATGATACTGTGGTCAACACAAAAACTGAAATGGCCTCTTGGGACACCACATGCGCAAAGGTGCCAACAATTGCAACATCATTTTttgggagaaggaagagagatcTAGCTTATGGGAGGAACAGAAGTTTACGAATACATCGCCATAGGTACAAGAGACAGAACGATGATGAATCTGAGGATGATGCATTTGACTTCAGCCTCTTACTCCCAAGAGACAGGTATTGCAGTTTCCTCGAATCTATGCAGCAGCAGTGTTTGGAAAACAGTCTCCTGGAAGTTTTTGGCTACGACAAAAATTATATTGAGTCCTTAACTCAAGAGGAGATAATAAAAGAAGTCAATGAACAAACCACAAGCCTTATTTACGGTTTCCCAACAAATTTTACGAAATATCTTGGTAAGATAGAACGAAATGGAAATGGGACCATCATCAAAGCTGGTGCTGCGATACACAGGTGGTTTACCAAAATCAACCGAACTGCCGTGGAAGCTGGGTCCTTCGTGAATGACCCAGGGTCTAGTCTGAATGTGGATACTGCAGGTTATGAGTGGGAActaaatttcattgaaaatgtcTTGAATTATTCAAGCCAATCTGAATCTGTCACTCTGTATTTCATGGGTTCAACAAGTTTTGGCACCATTAGCAAAAATAATATCCAGAACGATACCAAATATCTATCTGTTGGTTTTGGTATTGTTTTCATCTATATAATGTTAATGCTTGGTAATTTTAACATGGTGGAGATGAGgccaattctctctcttctaggCCTTTCATGTGTTGGATTAGCCGTAGGAGTATCATATGGAATTTGTTCCGCCTTTAATGTGCCCTATGGACCTGTGAATAATATCCTACCATTCCTTCTTCTCGGCCTTGGAGTGGATGACATGTTTGTTGTGATGCAGTCCTGGGACAACTTATCCCCTGATGAAAAAAGC AAGAGCTTATGTGAACGAATCGGGATGACCTTGAGACACGCTGGCGTTTCTATTACTGTTACCTCAGTTACAGACTTCGTTGCCTTTGCTATTGGAAGCACAACAGACCTTCCAGCTCTCAGGTCATTCTGCATCTATGCAGCAACTGGCATTGCTTCTATATACTTCTTCCAAGCCACCTTTTTTGTAGCCTGGCTATCACTAGACCAAAGAAGATTGGAGGACCATCGACATGGGCTGTTCTGGTGTTGGAAGATAAAGGACTGGAGGCCAAATGCCTGCAGTAGACAGAGATTTTGTCAAAGATTTTTTGGCAAGCCATATGCCAGATTATTCTTAAACTTACCCATGAAAATTATCATCCTCCTCCTAACATTAGGTATTATAGCTGTATCTGGTTGGGGACTTGCTAACTTAAGGCAGGAGTTTAACTCAATTTGGTTTCTTCCACAGGAGTCATATTTgtacaaatttttcattaaacagaaagaatattaTCCATCAAGTGGAGAGGGAGGAACGATCTATTTCGGGAACATGAGCCTGGTGAATGAAATGCCCCGAATTGAAAAACTCATCACAACTCTCAGACAAAACAATTATGTGTCAGAAGTGAATGGCTGGTACACCAAATATAAGAAATACTGGGAGAAACAAGGCTATACCGTTCCTAATCCGAACACAACAGAAGAAGAATTCCTTAATCAACTAAACCAGTTCCTGCACTCTCCAAGCGGGTCACCCTATCGTACAAGAAACTTTCGCTTTTCAGGAGAATTGCTCTGCAATGAGAAAGCTCCTCCAGTAATAGCTTCAAGCATTGACTATCGGCACATCAAAATGACAGCCTCCAGTGATAAAATCAAGGCCATGGATAGTGTCAGAGAAACTGTAGAGAATATGAACTTCACTGGATATGCAAGGCCTTGGTCAAGAGCCTATgctgaatgggaaacagacaaaatAATTGTGGAGGAACTTTACAGAAATATGGGCCTTGCCCTTTTAGTGGTCTTCATTGTAACTCTTATTCTTATTGCTAGTATATCTACTAGTATACTAGTCCTAAtatgtgttttatttactttagtaGATGTAGGGGCACTAATGCACTGGTGGGGCTTGACTATCGATACAGTGTCTTGCATAGACTTAGTGCTTGCAATTGGTCTCTGTGTTGACTACGCTGCTCATGTTGGTCATACTTTCATGACCAAAACGGGAAGCAGAAATACAAGGGCTTCTGAGACCATAGAGACCATCGGCCCAGCTGTACTCAGTGGGGGATTCAGTACAGTCTtgtctttcatcttcctttccaacTCAGGGTCTCATGTTTTCCTCACATTTTTCAAG GTTTTCTTTGCAGTCTCCCTTTACGGACTGTACCACGGGTTAATCTTTTTGCCGGTGATCCTGTCGCTAATAGGACCCGCCCCATACCCGACTGCCCTTGCGTCAAGTCCTGTAAGAGATGCTATCCAAGAAAAGGAGAATGACGTAACAGTTACCCCCAAGGAGATCAGGAAGAATGGGTTTATCGAAAAGATTATAACGGACGAAAACACAAGTAGTGCAACTGAACTTACCGAAGAGAAGTCCTCTGTTCACGAGGAAGCGGATCTCGAGCAGGAAGCCAAAGATGATGCTGAAAAAGATTCAGGGACTCAAAATGAGGACGTATGA